TCCTGCTGCCCATCCTTTACCGCCGCTTCGGTTGAGCGGCCCGCGAGCCATGAACATGCATCAGCACTATCAGCTCAACTTTACCGTTGCTCCCGCCATCGAAGGCAGTGTGGTGGATTGGCTGCTGCAATTCGCAGGGCCCGATGGGTTCACCAGTTTCCCGGTTTATGGCCACTCCAGTGTGCACGAAGGCATGAGCCTGTTCGAGGAGGTGGTGGGTCGCAAGAAGCAGATCCGTTTCCAGGTTCAGGTTACGGCCACGCAGCTGCCCCAGTTGCTCGAGCGATTGCGGAGTGAATTCGCAGGTGCAGGCCTCCACTATTGGGTCGTTCCGGTCATCGAAACAGGCTATATCTGAGGGCTTGTGAAAAGATCCACTGCGCGGCCCGATGGCTGCGTCGCGCGGTGCTCGGACAAATCGGCCGGGAGACGATTTGGGCGCGGAGCACATCGAAGATGCAAAGCACAGGATGTGTTTTGTCAATCCTCATGTAGCCGACGTACCCTGCGTTTTCTCTGCTCCGGGCTACCCGCACTTGGGCCGCTCGCTGCGATTTTTCACAAGCTCTGAGCGAGCCCACTCTCTTTTTTATTCCATTCTGCGCATAAGCTTCTTCTTTTTTATTCTTTTTTATTTTTCATCGTCACCGCTATAGTGCTTTCCCAAGACAGTTGGGAATTTGGACAGACGAGGCGATGACTCAGCAATCAGCTTATTCCGGTAAGGCAAAGGCGAATTCCGAGGCCGTCCAGAGCATTCTGGAATCCTTGCATGGTTTGCGTTACGGCTCGGTGGAAATCATCGTGCACGACGGTCGCGTGGTGCAAATCGAGCGCCGGGAGAAAGTACGCCTCGAGCTGTCCTCGCCTTCCCGTTAAACCAATCCGCTCTCCTCTTGCAGGCCCTTGATGGCGGGCGATGCCCGCCTCTTTTTGCGGATTGCGAACACCCACCTACCAGACCTCTGGCGGTACAAGACCCATTGCGGCTCGTTGACCGGTTCCCCGGAAACGCCCCGGATTGCTCAGGAAATGCAATGAACACGATCAAAACGATAGCGGTCGCCACCGCCTTCCACGGGGTTCTGGCGGGCGGCGTGGCCGAGGCCAAGAGCCACCCATCTTCTGGCGACAAAGACGCCCAGATCGAGCTGCTGACCCGGCGCCTGGAACAGCTGGAAAAGCGCCTGGAGCAGAGCGAGGCGCGTGCGGCGGCTGCTCCCGCGCCGAAGGCCCCGGCGGTGGCCGAGGCGGACAAGCAGACCCTCAAGCAGGTGGACCAGAAGGTCAAGCTGCTGGAGC
This Methyloterricola oryzae DNA region includes the following protein-coding sequences:
- a CDS encoding DUF3240 family protein, with translation MHQHYQLNFTVAPAIEGSVVDWLLQFAGPDGFTSFPVYGHSSVHEGMSLFEEVVGRKKQIRFQVQVTATQLPQLLERLRSEFAGAGLHYWVVPVIETGYI
- a CDS encoding YezD family protein; amino-acid sequence: MTQQSAYSGKAKANSEAVQSILESLHGLRYGSVEIIVHDGRVVQIERREKVRLELSSPSR